The nucleotide sequence CTCCGAGCAGGTGGCGCGGGTGGCTGACTGGGTTGAGGGTTTGGGAAGACGGGTGACGCGCATCTACGCCACTCACGGGCACGGCGATCACTGGTTCGGGACTGATCTGCTGATGCGCCGGCTCGGCCACGCGGACGCCTATGCCACGGAGGGCACCATCTCGATGATGTACGCCCAGGCGAGGGGGCGATCCGGCCACTGGGACGTCGACTTCCCCGGCGCCATCCCCGACAGTCCCGTGGTGTACCAACCCATCTCACCCGATGGGTTCGAGCTGGAAGGCCATCAGCTCGTCGCGGTCGAGACCGGCCACACCGACACCGACGACACCACCGTCCTGCATGTGCCCTGCATCGGGCTCATCGTCGCCGGGGACGTGGCATACAACGGCGTGCACCAGTATCTGCTCGAAAGCGCCGGCGCCGGAATTGATTCGTGGCTGGCCGCCATCGACGAGGTCTCCGCGCTGGCCCCGCGGGCCGTGGTCGCCGGGCACAAGAACAGGGATCTGCCCGACGATCCGGCCATCCTCGGACAAACCCGCGACTACCTCCGCGACGCGCGGCGCCTGCTCGCGCGTTCGCGGAATCCGAGAGAGTTCTACGACGGGATGATCGAGCTCTACCCGGACCGGTTGAACGTCGGCCCGCTCTGGTATAGCGCGGTGGAGTTGCTGTCGTGACGTCAACGCAGAGGGGGCGCCCCGTGAGCGATTCGAACGTCGACGCAATCGCGGTCCGCGACGAGGTGTCCCAGTGGTTCTTCGACCGCTACCTGCCCGCCTGGGTGGGAGTGGGAAACGGAACCCGTGACCTGGAC is from Mycobacterium conspicuum and encodes:
- a CDS encoding MBL fold metallo-hydrolase, translating into MTELNYQVFVNDGVPRQRRQRLPGGSQIVSSPLATTLIYGEREATLVDPPFTSEQVARVADWVEGLGRRVTRIYATHGHGDHWFGTDLLMRRLGHADAYATEGTISMMYAQARGRSGHWDVDFPGAIPDSPVVYQPISPDGFELEGHQLVAVETGHTDTDDTTVLHVPCIGLIVAGDVAYNGVHQYLLESAGAGIDSWLAAIDEVSALAPRAVVAGHKNRDLPDDPAILGQTRDYLRDARRLLARSRNPREFYDGMIELYPDRLNVGPLWYSAVELLS